GCTCTCGCACGACCGGCTGGCCGTGCTCTCCAACAAGCCGGCGCGCTTCCTCGACCGGATCATCGACGGGCTCGGCATCAAAGGCGTGTTCGGCGCGGTGCTGGGCGGCGACACGCTGCCGGTGCGCAAGCCGGACCCGGCGCTGATCACCGGAGTCATCGAGCGGCTGGGCGTGCGCCGGCCCTGCGAGATCTGGATGATCGGCGACAGCGCGGTCGACGTGGAGACGGGCCGCGCCGCCGGCGCGCGCACGATCGGCTGCGGCTGGGGCCTGCGCGGGCGCGAAGAGCTGCGCGCCGCCGGCGTCGAATTCTTGCTGGAGAGCCCCAGCGAGATCGCAGACACCATCCGCCGCGGCCGGCCCCTCCGCTGACTTGATTTGGGCCGCCGGACGCGGTCCACTAACGGGCAGCGCGACCTGCGCACCCGAACGGGAGGGACGCCATGAAGTTCACGTGGTTCCACCTGATGCCGTACCGCTGGCTGCCGGCGGACTTCCGCCAGCGCTAC
This genomic interval from Myxococcota bacterium contains the following:
- a CDS encoding HAD-IA family hydrolase → MALAETSRVVVFDFDGTLADTWRDLQTALNRTLADTGLPPVEGPQVRAWIGDGALKLLANALPENERAPERLEGHYERFRTHYDRCCLDTTELYPGISQCLESLSHDRLAVLSNKPARFLDRIIDGLGIKGVFGAVLGGDTLPVRKPDPALITGVIERLGVRRPCEIWMIGDSAVDVETGRAAGARTIGCGWGLRGREELRAAGVEFLLESPSEIADTIRRGRPLR